A region of Myxococcus stipitatus DSM 14675 DNA encodes the following proteins:
- a CDS encoding RCC1 domain-containing protein produces the protein MSLRSSLFVSLAVVLMGCSGSPDEPGPRPGGGLPGGHVNPGETTNDGGSSDAGTPDAGAADSGSAVLSRIAPAEYQLFYLVDGRVLGIGSNRAGQLGVGHSNPYNQVPPVDIALPAGLRFKDVAGGGFQSLALDVQGRVWTFGQNLYGQRGDGTTNDHPNRTTTPNNGQPYLILTDSTGATFDNVVAVRSALLFNMALKADGSVWVWGMSGTAIGNTLGIAGDGNTAPRNITRPTRVPLPQGVVIKSFTTNDTSIFALDDTGKVWAWGGGSANETLGTGRFSEYARPNPVNIPARVLEIAPGGSHWVVALDENGGLWGWGLNGTYLGLGPPQGGWYPVSTPLKLTFPEFGARKVVHVSATGHVTHVILDNGTLWGWGDSALGEVGNGVMLDFATYPTPYNWDWGKYQKMVFRPVQVAPGVTFSALHNTAQSFYAYATATDGTLYSWGRNKTGVLGNGVRPTGDVAGRPDSWNVATATPVPAHRLTTGTDTPSK, from the coding sequence ATGTCACTCCGCTCTTCCCTCTTCGTCTCGCTCGCCGTGGTCCTGATGGGGTGCTCCGGGTCGCCCGATGAGCCGGGGCCCAGGCCCGGGGGCGGCCTTCCTGGCGGCCACGTCAACCCGGGAGAGACCACGAATGACGGGGGCTCCTCGGACGCGGGGACTCCGGATGCGGGGGCTGCGGACTCGGGCAGCGCGGTGCTGTCCCGCATCGCGCCCGCCGAGTACCAGCTGTTCTACCTGGTCGACGGGCGGGTGCTGGGCATCGGCTCGAACCGGGCCGGGCAGCTCGGCGTCGGCCACTCCAACCCCTACAACCAGGTGCCTCCGGTGGACATCGCCCTGCCCGCGGGCCTGCGCTTCAAGGACGTCGCGGGCGGCGGCTTCCAGAGCCTCGCGCTCGACGTCCAGGGGCGCGTGTGGACCTTCGGGCAGAACCTCTACGGCCAGCGGGGCGACGGCACCACGAACGACCATCCCAACCGCACCACGACGCCGAACAACGGACAGCCGTACCTCATCCTCACGGACTCCACGGGCGCGACGTTCGACAACGTCGTCGCGGTGCGCAGCGCGCTGCTCTTCAACATGGCGCTGAAGGCGGATGGCTCCGTGTGGGTCTGGGGCATGAGCGGCACGGCCATTGGAAACACCCTGGGCATCGCGGGGGATGGCAACACGGCGCCGCGCAACATCACCCGCCCCACGCGCGTGCCGCTGCCGCAAGGTGTCGTCATCAAGAGCTTCACGACGAACGACACCAGCATCTTCGCGCTCGATGACACCGGCAAGGTGTGGGCCTGGGGCGGCGGCTCCGCCAACGAGACCTTGGGCACGGGCAGGTTCAGTGAGTATGCGCGGCCGAACCCGGTGAACATCCCCGCGCGCGTGCTGGAGATTGCGCCGGGAGGCTCGCACTGGGTCGTCGCGCTCGACGAGAACGGGGGCCTGTGGGGGTGGGGACTCAATGGGACCTACCTGGGGCTCGGCCCGCCGCAGGGCGGTTGGTATCCGGTGTCCACGCCGCTGAAGTTGACGTTCCCGGAGTTCGGCGCGCGCAAGGTCGTCCACGTCTCCGCGACGGGCCACGTCACCCACGTCATCCTGGACAACGGGACGCTGTGGGGCTGGGGCGACAGCGCCTTGGGTGAGGTGGGCAATGGCGTGATGCTCGACTTCGCCACCTACCCCACGCCTTACAACTGGGACTGGGGGAAGTACCAGAAGATGGTCTTCCGCCCCGTGCAGGTGGCCCCGGGCGTCACCTTCTCCGCGCTGCACAACACCGCGCAGTCGTTCTACGCGTACGCCACCGCGACGGACGGCACCCTCTACTCGTGGGGCCGCAACAAGACGGGCGTGCTGGGCAACGGCGTGCGGCC